In a genomic window of Pseudomonas putida:
- the rpsQ gene encoding 30S ribosomal protein S17: MAEAEKTVRTLTGRVVSDKMDKTITVLIERRVKHPIYGKYVKRSTKLHAHDETNQCHIGDKVTIRETRPLAKTKSWALVDVLERAVEV; the protein is encoded by the coding sequence ATGGCTGAAGCCGAAAAGACTGTCCGTACGCTGACTGGCCGTGTTGTCAGCGACAAGATGGACAAAACCATCACCGTTCTGATCGAGCGTCGCGTAAAGCACCCGATCTACGGTAAATACGTTAAGCGTTCGACTAAGCTGCACGCGCACGACGAAACCAATCAGTGCCACATCGGCGACAAAGTCACTATTCGTGAAACTCGTCCTTTGGCCAAGACCAAGTCTTGGGCGCTGGTTGATGTTCTCGAACGCGCTGTGGAAGTCTAA
- the rplD gene encoding 50S ribosomal protein L4 has translation MQLNVNDAQAIEVSELTFGGEFNETLVHQAVVAYMAGGRQGSKQQKTRSDVSGGGKRPWRQKGTGRARAGTIRSPIWRGGGTTFAARPQDHSQKLNKKMYRAAMRSILAELVRTDRLVVVQDFAVETPKTKDLLGKLSNMSLTDVLIVSDAVDQNLYLAARNLPHVDVRDVQGSDPVSLIAYDKVLITVSAVKKFEELLG, from the coding sequence ATGCAATTAAATGTAAATGACGCTCAAGCGATCGAAGTTTCCGAACTGACATTTGGCGGCGAATTCAACGAGACGCTGGTTCACCAAGCAGTCGTGGCCTACATGGCTGGCGGCCGTCAGGGTAGCAAGCAGCAAAAGACCCGTTCCGACGTTTCCGGTGGCGGCAAGCGCCCATGGCGTCAGAAAGGTACTGGCCGTGCTCGTGCCGGTACTATCCGTAGCCCAATCTGGCGTGGCGGCGGTACCACTTTCGCAGCTCGTCCTCAGGATCACTCCCAAAAGCTGAACAAGAAGATGTATCGCGCAGCAATGCGTTCCATCCTTGCTGAGCTGGTGCGTACTGATCGTCTGGTTGTGGTTCAGGATTTCGCTGTTGAAACTCCGAAAACCAAAGATCTGCTGGGCAAGCTGAGCAACATGAGCCTGACCGATGTTCTGATCGTGTCGGACGCTGTTGATCAGAACCTGTACCTGGCTGCTCGCAACCTGCCGCACGTTGATGTTCGTGACGTGCAAGGTTCCGATCCAGTTAGTCTGATCGCATACGACAAGGTGTTGATCACCGTGTCGGCCGTGAAGAAATTCGAGGAGCTGCTGGGATGA
- the rplV gene encoding 50S ribosomal protein L22, protein MEVAAKLSGARISAQKARLVADQIRGKKVGEALNLLAFSSKKAAEIMKKVLESAVANAEHNEGADVDDLKVSTVFVNEGRSLKRIMPRAKGRADRIVKRSCHITVKVADK, encoded by the coding sequence ATGGAAGTAGCCGCTAAGTTGTCGGGCGCTCGAATCTCCGCCCAGAAAGCCCGCTTGGTCGCCGACCAGATCCGCGGGAAGAAGGTGGGCGAAGCGCTCAACCTGTTGGCTTTCAGCAGTAAGAAAGCCGCCGAGATCATGAAGAAAGTGCTGGAGTCGGCCGTAGCCAACGCCGAGCATAACGAAGGCGCAGACGTTGATGACCTGAAGGTCAGCACTGTTTTCGTCAACGAAGGGCGTTCGCTGAAGCGCATCATGCCACGTGCCAAAGGCCGTGCTGATCGCATCGTCAAGCGGTCTTGCCATATCACTGTCAAGGTTGCTGACAAGTAA
- the tuf gene encoding elongation factor Tu, with protein MAKEKFDRSLPHVNVGTIGHVDHGKTTLTAALTRVCSEVFGSAVVEFDKIDSAPEEKARGITINTAHVEYNSNIRHYAHVDCPGHADYVKNMITGAAQMDGAILVCSAADGPMPQTREHILLSRQVGVPYIVVFLNKADLVDDAELLELVEMEVRDLLSTYDFPGDDTPIIIGSARMALEGKDDNEMGTTAVKKLVETLDSYIPEPERAIDKPFLMPIEDVFSISGRGTVVTGRIERGIVRVQDALEIVGLRDTTTTTCTGVEMFRKLLDEGRAGENCGVLLRGTKRDDVERGQVLVKPGSVKPHTKFTAEVYVLSKEEGGRHTPFFKGYRPQFYFRTTDVTGNCELPEGVEMVMPGDNIQMTVTLIKTIAMEDGLRFAIREGGRTVGAGVVAKIIE; from the coding sequence GTGGCTAAAGAAAAATTTGATCGTTCCCTACCGCACGTAAACGTTGGCACCATCGGTCACGTTGACCATGGTAAAACCACTCTGACCGCTGCTCTGACTCGCGTCTGCTCCGAAGTTTTCGGTTCGGCCGTAGTTGAATTCGACAAGATCGACAGCGCTCCAGAAGAAAAAGCTCGCGGTATCACCATCAACACCGCACACGTTGAATACAACTCGAACATTCGTCACTACGCTCACGTTGACTGCCCGGGTCACGCTGACTACGTGAAGAACATGATCACCGGTGCTGCCCAGATGGACGGCGCGATCCTGGTTTGCTCGGCCGCCGATGGTCCGATGCCACAAACCCGTGAGCACATCCTGCTGTCCCGTCAGGTAGGCGTTCCGTACATCGTGGTTTTCCTGAACAAGGCTGACCTGGTAGACGACGCTGAGCTGCTGGAACTGGTTGAGATGGAAGTTCGCGACCTGCTGTCCACCTACGACTTCCCAGGCGATGACACTCCGATCATCATCGGTTCCGCTCGTATGGCGCTGGAAGGCAAAGACGACAACGAAATGGGCACTACCGCTGTTAAGAAGCTGGTAGAGACTCTGGATAGCTACATCCCAGAGCCAGAGCGTGCTATCGACAAGCCATTCCTGATGCCAATCGAAGACGTATTCTCGATCTCTGGTCGCGGTACTGTTGTGACTGGCCGTATCGAGCGCGGTATCGTTCGCGTTCAAGACGCTCTGGAAATCGTTGGTCTGCGTGACACCACCACCACCACCTGCACCGGTGTTGAGATGTTCCGCAAGCTGCTGGACGAAGGTCGTGCTGGTGAGAACTGCGGCGTTCTGCTGCGTGGTACCAAGCGTGACGACGTTGAGCGTGGTCAGGTTCTGGTTAAGCCGGGTTCGGTTAAGCCGCACACCAAGTTCACCGCAGAAGTTTACGTTCTGAGCAAGGAAGAAGGCGGTCGTCACACTCCGTTCTTCAAAGGCTACCGTCCACAGTTCTACTTCCGTACTACTGACGTGACCGGTAACTGCGAACTGCCAGAAGGCGTTGAAATGGTAATGCCAGGTGACAACATTCAGATGACTGTTACCCTGATCAAAACCATCGCAATGGAAGACGGTCTGCGTTTCGCAATCCGCGAAGGCGGCCGTACCGTTGGTGCTGGCGTTGTAGCCAAAATCATCGAGTAA
- the rpmC gene encoding 50S ribosomal protein L29 has protein sequence MKANELREKSAQQLNEQLLGLLRDQFNLRMQKATGQLGQSHLLSQVKRDIARVKTVLNQQAGK, from the coding sequence ATGAAAGCGAATGAACTTCGTGAAAAATCCGCACAGCAGCTGAACGAGCAACTGCTCGGCTTGCTGCGCGACCAGTTCAATCTGCGCATGCAGAAAGCAACTGGCCAGTTGGGGCAGTCTCATCTGCTCTCGCAAGTTAAGCGTGACATCGCTCGCGTGAAGACTGTGCTCAACCAGCAGGCAGGTAAGTAA
- the rplW gene encoding 50S ribosomal protein L23 has protein sequence MNQERVFKVLLGPHVSEKATVLADKKGQFVFKVATDATKLEIKKAVESLFSVKVERVTTLNVLGKSKRTARGLGKRNDWKKAVISLQPGQDLDFSSSAE, from the coding sequence ATGAACCAGGAACGCGTATTTAAAGTTCTGCTTGGCCCGCACGTTTCCGAGAAGGCTACGGTTCTGGCAGACAAGAAAGGCCAGTTCGTTTTCAAGGTTGCTACTGATGCAACCAAGCTGGAAATCAAGAAGGCCGTCGAAAGCCTGTTCAGCGTGAAAGTAGAGCGCGTAACTACCCTGAACGTTCTGGGTAAGAGCAAGCGCACTGCTCGCGGTCTGGGCAAGCGTAATGACTGGAAGAAGGCAGTTATCTCCCTTCAGCCAGGCCAAGATCTCGATTTCAGCAGCAGTGCTGAGTAA
- the rpsC gene encoding 30S ribosomal protein S3, with translation MGQKVHPIGIRLGIVKEHTSVWYADGRTYADYLLADLNVREYLQDKLKSASVSRIDIHRPAQTARITIHTARPGIVIGKKGEDVEKLRQDLTKQMGVPVHINIEEIRKPELDGMLVAQSVAQQLERRVMFRRAMKRAVQNAMRIGAKGIKIQVSGRLGGAEIARTEWYREGRVPLHTLRADIDYANYEAHTTYGVIGVKVWIFKGEVIGGRQEELKPQAPAPRKKAAK, from the coding sequence ATGGGTCAGAAAGTACATCCCATTGGCATTCGCCTGGGAATCGTCAAGGAGCACACCTCCGTCTGGTACGCAGACGGTCGGACTTATGCGGACTATTTGCTCGCAGATCTGAATGTGCGTGAGTATCTCCAAGACAAACTAAAAAGCGCGTCCGTAAGCCGTATCGATATCCATCGTCCGGCCCAAACTGCACGCATCACCATCCACACCGCTCGTCCAGGTATCGTTATCGGGAAGAAAGGTGAGGATGTTGAGAAGCTGCGTCAGGACCTGACCAAGCAAATGGGTGTGCCTGTGCACATCAATATCGAAGAGATCCGCAAGCCGGAACTCGACGGTATGCTGGTTGCGCAGAGCGTAGCTCAGCAGCTGGAGCGTCGCGTAATGTTCCGTCGCGCTATGAAACGCGCAGTACAGAACGCCATGCGCATTGGTGCCAAAGGCATCAAAATCCAAGTGAGCGGTCGTCTCGGCGGTGCTGAAATCGCACGTACTGAATGGTATCGCGAAGGTCGTGTGCCACTGCACACCCTGCGTGCCGACATCGACTATGCCAACTACGAAGCTCACACCACCTACGGTGTGATCGGTGTAAAGGTTTGGATCTTCAAAGGCGAAGTAATCGGTGGTCGCCAAGAAGAGCTGAAGCCACAAGCACCAGCGCCTCGTAAAAAAGCTGCTAAGTAA
- the rplE gene encoding 50S ribosomal protein L5, translating into MARLKEIYRKEIAPKLKEELKLSNVMEVPRVTKITLNMGLGEAIGDKKVIEHAVADLEKITGQKVVVTYARKSIAGFKVREGWPIGVKVTLRRERMYEFLDRLLSISLPRVRDFRGLNAKSFDGRGNYSMGVKEQIIFPEIDYDKIDALRGLDITLTTTAKNDDEGRALLRAFKFPFRN; encoded by the coding sequence ATGGCACGACTAAAAGAGATTTACCGGAAGGAAATCGCACCGAAACTTAAGGAAGAACTTAAGCTTTCGAACGTGATGGAAGTTCCGCGCGTTACCAAGATCACCCTGAACATGGGTCTGGGCGAAGCGATCGGCGACAAAAAAGTCATCGAGCACGCTGTTGCTGACCTGGAAAAGATCACCGGCCAGAAAGTCGTTGTGACCTACGCTCGCAAATCCATCGCTGGCTTCAAAGTCCGTGAAGGTTGGCCGATCGGCGTCAAAGTGACCCTGCGCCGTGAGCGTATGTACGAGTTCCTGGATCGTCTGCTGTCGATCTCCCTGCCTCGGGTTCGCGACTTCCGCGGCCTGAATGCCAAGTCCTTCGATGGTCGTGGTAACTACAGCATGGGCGTGAAAGAGCAGATCATTTTCCCAGAAATCGACTACGACAAGATCGATGCTCTCCGCGGTCTGGACATTACCCTGACCACCACTGCCAAGAACGATGACGAAGGCCGCGCTCTGCTGCGTGCTTTCAAATTCCCGTTCCGCAACTGA
- the rplF gene encoding 50S ribosomal protein L6, with protein MSRVAKNPVKLPAGVEVKFAGQQLSVKGAKGTLELNIHSSVEIVEEAGELRFAARNGDQQTRAMAGTTRALVNNMVQGVSQGFERKLQLVGVGYKAQAKGTVLNLSLGFSHPVDYELPAGITAETPSQTDILIKGIDKQLVGQVAAEIRDFRPPEPYKGKGVRYADEVVRRKEAKKK; from the coding sequence ATGTCTCGCGTCGCTAAGAACCCCGTTAAGCTGCCAGCCGGCGTCGAAGTAAAATTCGCAGGCCAACAGCTTTCGGTGAAGGGTGCCAAGGGCACTCTTGAACTGAACATCCATTCGTCCGTTGAGATCGTTGAAGAAGCTGGTGAGCTGCGTTTTGCTGCTCGCAACGGCGATCAACAGACTCGCGCAATGGCCGGTACCACTCGTGCACTGGTTAACAACATGGTCCAAGGCGTAAGCCAAGGCTTCGAGCGTAAGCTCCAGCTGGTCGGTGTTGGTTACAAGGCGCAAGCAAAAGGCACAGTGCTGAACCTGTCTCTTGGCTTCTCGCATCCAGTGGATTACGAACTGCCGGCAGGCATCACCGCTGAGACTCCTAGCCAGACCGATATCCTGATTAAGGGCATCGACAAGCAGCTGGTAGGTCAAGTGGCCGCCGAGATCCGCGACTTCCGTCCACCAGAGCCGTACAAAGGCAAAGGTGTGCGCTACGCGGACGAAGTCGTCCGTCGTAAAGAAGCCAAGAAGAAGTAG
- the rplP gene encoding 50S ribosomal protein L16, translating into MLQPKRTKFRKQMTGHNRGLALRGSKVSFGEFALKSVARGRLTARQIESARRALTRHVKRGGKIWIRVFPDKPISKKPLEVRMGKGKGNVEYWVAQIQPGKVLYEIEGVSEELAREAFALAAAKLPLATSFVKRTVM; encoded by the coding sequence ATGTTGCAACCAAAGCGTACGAAGTTCCGCAAGCAGATGACCGGCCACAACCGTGGTCTGGCACTGCGCGGTAGCAAAGTCAGCTTCGGCGAGTTCGCGCTGAAGTCTGTTGCTCGTGGTCGTCTCACCGCTCGTCAGATCGAGTCAGCGCGTCGTGCTCTGACCCGTCACGTAAAACGTGGCGGCAAGATCTGGATCCGTGTATTCCCGGACAAGCCTATTTCCAAAAAACCACTCGAAGTTCGGATGGGTAAAGGTAAGGGTAACGTCGAATACTGGGTTGCCCAGATTCAGCCAGGCAAAGTCCTGTATGAAATCGAGGGTGTTTCTGAAGAGCTGGCGCGTGAGGCTTTCGCCCTGGCTGCTGCAAAGCTGCCGCTCGCCACCTCCTTTGTTAAACGGACGGTGATGTGA
- the rplX gene encoding 50S ribosomal protein L24, with protein sequence MQKIRRDDEIIVIAGKDKGKRGKVLKVLADNRLVVGGLNLVKRHTKPNPMSGVQGGIVEKEAPLHASNVAIFNGETNKADRVGFKVEDGKKIRVFKSTQKAVDA encoded by the coding sequence ATGCAAAAGATTCGTCGTGACGACGAGATCATCGTGATCGCCGGCAAAGACAAAGGTAAGCGCGGTAAGGTGCTGAAGGTTCTTGCTGACAACCGTCTGGTTGTTGGTGGTCTGAACCTGGTCAAGCGTCATACCAAGCCTAACCCGATGTCGGGCGTACAGGGCGGTATCGTCGAGAAAGAAGCGCCACTGCACGCTTCCAACGTCGCCATCTTCAACGGCGAAACCAACAAGGCTGACCGCGTTGGTTTCAAAGTAGAAGACGGTAAGAAAATTCGTGTCTTCAAGTCGACCCAAAAAGCGGTTGATGCTTGA
- the rpsH gene encoding 30S ribosomal protein S8: protein MSMQDPLADMLTRIRNAQMAEKSVVSMPSSTLKVAVAKVLKDEGYIAGYQISSETKPLLSIELKYFEGRPVIEEVKRVSRPGLRQYKSVEDLPKVRGGLGVSIVSTNKGVMTDRAARAAGVGGEVLCTVF from the coding sequence ATGAGTATGCAGGACCCGTTAGCGGACATGCTAACTCGAATCCGTAATGCCCAGATGGCTGAAAAGTCCGTCGTAAGCATGCCATCTTCCACGTTGAAGGTAGCTGTTGCCAAAGTCCTGAAGGACGAAGGCTACATTGCGGGTTATCAGATCAGCAGCGAAACCAAACCACTGCTGTCTATCGAGCTGAAATACTTCGAAGGCCGTCCGGTTATCGAAGAAGTCAAGCGCGTTAGCCGTCCAGGCTTGCGTCAGTACAAGTCCGTCGAAGATCTGCCGAAAGTTCGTGGCGGTCTGGGCGTGTCTATCGTCTCCACCAACAAAGGTGTGATGACTGATCGTGCTGCGCGCGCTGCCGGTGTCGGCGGCGAAGTTCTTTGCACTGTGTTCTAA
- the rpsJ gene encoding 30S ribosomal protein S10 — MQNQQIRIRLKAFDHRLIDQSTQEIVETAKRTGAQVRGPIPLPTRKERFTVLVSPHVNKDARDQYEIRTHKRVLDIVQPTDKTVDALMKLDLAAGVEVQISLG; from the coding sequence ATGCAAAATCAGCAAATCCGTATCAGGTTGAAGGCTTTCGACCATCGCCTGATCGACCAATCAACCCAGGAAATCGTGGAAACCGCGAAACGTACTGGTGCTCAAGTGCGTGGTCCAATTCCACTGCCTACCCGTAAAGAGCGGTTCACCGTTCTGGTCTCCCCGCACGTCAACAAAGACGCGCGTGACCAGTACGAGATCCGTACTCATAAGCGCGTTCTGGACATCGTCCAGCCAACGGATAAAACCGTTGACGCACTTATGAAGCTTGATCTTGCGGCCGGTGTGGAAGTGCAGATCAGCCTCGGCTAA
- the rpsS gene encoding 30S ribosomal protein S19, giving the protein MPRSLKKGPFIDLHLLKKIEVAAEKNDRKPVKTWSRRSMILPQMVGLTIAVHNGRQHVPVLVNEDMVGHKLGEFAGTRTYRGHVADKKAKR; this is encoded by the coding sequence GTGCCACGTTCTCTGAAAAAAGGTCCTTTTATCGATCTTCACCTACTGAAGAAGATCGAAGTGGCGGCGGAGAAGAACGATCGCAAACCAGTGAAAACCTGGTCGCGCCGTTCGATGATCCTGCCACAAATGGTCGGTCTGACCATCGCAGTACACAACGGTCGTCAGCACGTCCCAGTTCTCGTGAACGAAGACATGGTCGGCCACAAACTGGGCGAGTTCGCCGGTACCCGCACTTATCGCGGGCACGTGGCAGACAAGAAAGCCAAGCGTTAA
- the rplB gene encoding 50S ribosomal protein L2, producing MAIVKCKPTSPGRRFVVKVVNQELHKGAPHAPLLEKKSKSGGRNNNGRITTRHVGGGHKQHYRLVDFRRNDKDGIAATVERIEYDPNRTAHIALLLYADGERRYIIAPKGVSAGDQLIAGALAPIKPGNALQLRNIPVGSTVHGIELKPGKGAQIARSAGASAQLIAREGVYVTLRLRSGEMRKVLAECRATLGEVSNSEHSLRSLGKAGAKRWRGVRPTVRGVAMNPVDHPHGGGEGRTSGGRHPVSPWGFPTKGAKTRGNKRTDKMIVRRRK from the coding sequence ATGGCAATCGTTAAATGCAAACCGACTTCCCCTGGCCGCCGTTTTGTGGTCAAGGTGGTCAACCAGGAGCTGCATAAAGGCGCTCCTCACGCACCGCTGCTCGAGAAGAAGTCGAAGTCTGGTGGTCGTAACAACAATGGCCGTATTACCACTCGTCACGTTGGTGGTGGTCATAAGCAGCATTACCGTCTGGTCGACTTCCGTCGCAACGACAAAGATGGCATCGCTGCCACTGTCGAGCGTATCGAATACGATCCAAACCGTACTGCTCACATCGCTCTGCTGCTGTACGCAGATGGCGAGCGTCGCTACATCATTGCCCCTAAAGGCGTGAGTGCTGGCGACCAGCTGATCGCAGGTGCTTTGGCGCCGATCAAGCCGGGTAACGCTCTGCAGCTGCGCAACATTCCAGTTGGTAGCACCGTACACGGCATCGAATTGAAGCCAGGTAAAGGCGCGCAGATCGCTCGCTCCGCTGGTGCTTCGGCTCAGCTGATCGCTCGTGAAGGCGTGTACGTTACCCTGCGTCTGCGTTCCGGTGAAATGCGTAAAGTCCTGGCTGAATGCCGTGCGACCCTGGGCGAAGTCTCGAACTCCGAGCACAGCCTGCGTTCGCTGGGTAAAGCTGGTGCCAAACGCTGGCGTGGCGTTCGCCCAACCGTTCGTGGTGTTGCCATGAACCCGGTTGACCACCCACATGGTGGTGGTGAAGGTCGTACCTCTGGTGGTCGTCATCCGGTATCGCCATGGGGCTTCCCGACTAAGGGCGCGAAGACTCGTGGTAATAAGCGTACCGACAAAATGATCGTCCGTCGTCGCAAGTAA
- the rpsN gene encoding 30S ribosomal protein S14 — protein sequence MAKKSMKNRELKRQLTVAKYATKRAALKAIIVDLNASPEARWEATVALQKQPRDASASRMRNRCRLTGRPHGVYRKFGLGRNKLREAAMRGDVPGLVKASW from the coding sequence ATGGCCAAGAAGAGCATGAAAAACCGTGAGCTGAAGCGTCAGCTCACCGTTGCCAAGTACGCCACCAAGCGTGCAGCGCTGAAAGCTATCATCGTCGATCTGAACGCAAGTCCAGAAGCGCGTTGGGAAGCCACCGTAGCTCTGCAGAAGCAACCACGTGACGCCAGCGCTTCGCGCATGCGTAACCGTTGCCGCCTGACTGGTCGTCCGCACGGCGTTTACCGCAAGTTCGGCCTGGGCCGTAACAAACTGCGTGAAGCCGCAATGCGTGGTGACGTGCCAGGTCTGGTTAAAGCCAGCTGGTAA
- the rplN gene encoding 50S ribosomal protein L14 — protein MIQTQSMLDVADNSGARRVMCIKVLGGSHRRYAGIGDIIKVTVKEAIPRGKVKKGQVMTAVVVRTRHGVRRADGSIIRFDGNAAVLLNNKQEPIGTRIFGPVTRELRTEKFMKIVSLAPEVL, from the coding sequence ATGATTCAGACTCAATCCATGCTCGATGTGGCCGATAACAGCGGCGCTCGCCGCGTTATGTGCATCAAGGTGCTGGGTGGCTCCCATCGTCGTTACGCTGGTATCGGTGACATCATCAAGGTAACCGTCAAGGAAGCAATTCCTCGCGGTAAAGTGAAAAAAGGCCAAGTGATGACTGCTGTTGTAGTCCGCACTCGTCACGGCGTACGTCGTGCTGATGGCTCCATTATCCGCTTTGATGGCAACGCTGCTGTTCTTCTGAACAACAAGCAAGAGCCGATCGGCACCCGTATCTTTGGGCCAGTGACCCGTGAACTTCGTACTGAGAAGTTCATGAAGATCGTCTCGCTCGCCCCAGAAGTGCTGTAA
- the rplC gene encoding 50S ribosomal protein L3 has translation MTIGVVGRKAGMTRIFTEEGVSIPVTVIEIEPNRVTQFKTEETDGYRAVQVTVGERRASRVTAAQAGHFAKANVAAGRTVLEFRLEEGEYQAGDLINAEIFAAGQLVDVTGQSKGKGFQGTIKRWNFRGQDNTHGNSVSHRVPGSIGQCQTPGRVFKGKKMSGHMGAERVTVQSLEVVRVDAERNLLLVKGAVPGATGGNVVVRPAAKARG, from the coding sequence ATGACTATTGGTGTAGTCGGTCGAAAAGCGGGTATGACCCGTATTTTCACCGAAGAAGGTGTCTCCATTCCGGTCACGGTCATTGAGATCGAGCCGAATCGCGTCACCCAGTTCAAAACTGAAGAGACCGATGGCTATCGTGCAGTGCAAGTCACTGTCGGCGAGCGTCGTGCTTCGCGTGTAACAGCAGCTCAGGCTGGCCACTTCGCCAAGGCGAACGTTGCTGCCGGTCGTACCGTATTGGAATTCCGTCTTGAAGAAGGCGAGTACCAGGCCGGCGATCTGATCAACGCTGAAATCTTCGCCGCTGGTCAGCTGGTTGATGTAACCGGTCAGTCCAAAGGTAAAGGTTTCCAGGGTACGATCAAGCGTTGGAATTTCCGCGGGCAAGATAACACCCACGGTAACTCCGTATCCCACCGCGTTCCAGGCTCTATCGGCCAGTGCCAGACTCCTGGTCGTGTATTCAAGGGCAAGAAAATGTCCGGTCATATGGGCGCTGAGCGCGTGACCGTGCAGTCCCTTGAAGTAGTGCGCGTGGACGCTGAACGCAATCTGTTGTTGGTCAAGGGCGCTGTTCCTGGCGCTACTGGCGGCAACGTGGTTGTACGTCCAGCAGCCAAGGCTCGCGGTTAA